A region from the Micrococcus cohnii genome encodes:
- a CDS encoding calcineurin-like phosphoesterase C-terminal domain-containing protein, with protein MTQHRSPRTRLARAVVALAATGIALTGAAPAQAGVPGHTPPQAGRPGPAPEFSVEDWDRDAYRGQVEVVKEAKNRKPRDPDTLSGQVFDDRNRDSVRQPHEKGVAGARVSNGEEVVVTDKHGRYELPVRENMTVFVTQPTGYRVPVDADNVPQFHYHHLPEGSPELEGGGIAPTGELPAAVNFPVVEDDAMAEDEQRCLIGGDIQTYEQEEVEYARAGAFADLAEREDYTDCGILFIGDIVGDNHALYPQTRELTGMLNGPAWFLPGNHDLDFDAPDSEHAFDTYRAEFGPEYYSYDVGDTHVIALSSVEYPLEGEKGYNGSLDARQLEWLRNDIEATDPDKKIVLGTHVPLLSFADESSEKHQIDQLTEIYEMLEGREVVTVGGHTHSTEIMREGDLVAGWKEIYGIDGLPFDHIVAGAISGDWYSGRMLEEGYPTAIQRDGALPGVLTLDMLDEGIVDSFAVRGDDGSDLMTLGLNTPQYRQWFEENEDLKKKGGAQPLAEPLVVSAEDAEQSWLTANFYTGDTGSEVEVSIDGSAPVAAERTQPMQGEEQRSGAEYSDPTAAQEQLVHGGSLADRSMHLWRLPLPEGLAAGEHTATVTATDSHGRQFTEEIVFTVR; from the coding sequence ATGACCCAGCACCGCTCGCCCCGCACCCGTCTGGCCCGCGCCGTCGTCGCGCTGGCCGCCACCGGCATCGCGCTCACCGGCGCGGCGCCCGCCCAGGCCGGCGTGCCCGGCCACACCCCGCCGCAGGCCGGCCGACCCGGTCCGGCCCCGGAGTTCTCCGTTGAGGACTGGGACCGCGACGCCTACCGCGGCCAGGTCGAGGTCGTGAAGGAGGCGAAGAACCGCAAGCCCCGCGATCCGGACACCCTGAGCGGCCAGGTCTTCGACGACCGCAACCGGGACTCCGTGCGCCAGCCCCACGAGAAGGGCGTCGCCGGGGCCCGTGTGTCGAACGGCGAGGAGGTCGTCGTCACCGACAAGCACGGCCGCTACGAGCTGCCCGTGCGCGAGAACATGACCGTGTTCGTCACCCAGCCCACCGGCTACCGGGTGCCCGTCGACGCGGACAACGTCCCGCAGTTCCACTACCACCATCTGCCCGAGGGCTCGCCCGAGCTCGAGGGCGGCGGCATCGCCCCGACCGGCGAGCTGCCGGCCGCCGTGAACTTCCCCGTCGTCGAGGACGACGCGATGGCCGAGGACGAGCAGCGCTGCCTGATCGGCGGCGACATCCAGACCTACGAGCAGGAGGAGGTCGAGTACGCCCGCGCCGGCGCGTTCGCCGACCTGGCCGAGCGCGAGGACTACACCGACTGCGGCATCCTGTTCATCGGCGACATCGTCGGAGACAACCACGCGCTGTACCCGCAGACCCGCGAGCTGACCGGCATGCTCAACGGCCCGGCCTGGTTCCTGCCCGGCAACCACGACCTGGACTTCGACGCCCCGGACTCCGAGCACGCGTTCGACACCTACCGCGCCGAGTTCGGGCCGGAGTACTACTCCTACGACGTCGGCGACACCCACGTGATCGCGCTGTCCTCGGTCGAGTACCCGCTCGAGGGCGAGAAGGGCTACAACGGCTCGCTCGACGCCCGCCAGCTCGAGTGGCTGCGCAACGACATCGAGGCGACCGACCCGGACAAGAAGATCGTGCTTGGCACCCACGTGCCGCTGCTGTCCTTCGCGGACGAGAGCTCCGAGAAGCACCAGATCGACCAGCTCACCGAGATCTACGAGATGCTCGAGGGCCGCGAGGTCGTCACCGTCGGCGGCCACACCCACTCGACCGAGATCATGCGCGAGGGCGACCTCGTCGCCGGGTGGAAGGAGATCTACGGCATCGACGGTCTGCCGTTTGATCACATCGTGGCCGGCGCGATCTCGGGCGACTGGTACAGCGGCCGGATGCTGGAGGAGGGCTACCCGACCGCGATCCAGCGCGACGGCGCCCTGCCCGGCGTGCTCACCCTCGACATGCTGGACGAGGGCATCGTCGACTCGTTCGCCGTCCGCGGCGACGACGGCTCCGACCTGATGACCCTGGGGCTGAACACCCCGCAGTACCGGCAGTGGTTCGAGGAGAACGAGGACCTGAAGAAGAAGGGCGGCGCACAGCCGCTGGCCGAGCCGCTCGTCGTCTCCGCCGAGGACGCGGAGCAGAGCTGGCTGACCGCGAACTTCTACACGGGCGACACCGGCTCCGAGGTCGAGGTCTCGATCGACGGCTCCGCCCCGGTGGCCGCCGAGCGCACGCAGCCGATGCAGGGCGAGGAGCAGCGCTCCGGCGCCGAGTACTCGGACCCGACCGCGGCGCAGGAGCAGCTCGTGCACGGCGGCTCGCTCGCCGACCGTTCGATGCACCTGTGGCGTCTGCCGCTGCCGGAGGGACTGGCCGCCGGCGAGCACACCGCGACGGTGACCGCGACCGACTCTCACGGCCGCCAGTTCACTGAGGAGATCGTCTTCACGGTGCGCTGA
- a CDS encoding DNA polymerase III subunit alpha, producing MSAPGFVHLQVASAFSAHYGVSWPAELAAAAAADGQPMLACTDRDGLYGMAKHVSACLEHGIAPIVGVDLAVREADGVGAGRVVVLARGHSHGSGYAALCRLVSDAHTAGAGGAAPAVTLAGLARAAAPPVPHAADPSCPPSPELFVLLGPDSDVGELLARRRYGPALAQLRRWKAALPAGSLRVNIVSHLSAPGERLNTGHAVKALRASRDARVPAVLTNAVRYASEDGAATADVLDAARALSRLDDLVHPQPTGQGWLKTGAQMHHLAREIADAADDVAAGLLESTHALAEACALDPAADLGWGRPTVPEACVLGISAHPGRELRERVLAGLAERYPRLCTSTGFVTARPGRELEERMEHELRIIERLGFAGYFLTVAEAVSLIESLGVRVAARGSGASSLVNHALRISAVDPMAHGLIMERFLSERRSTLPDIDIDVESARRHEVYRALFDRFGGERTALMSMQNAYRARGAVRDAGLALGLPEAEIDDIATQLWRFSASRFRDALDTMPELRGLARRLEEDRRAGSHRLDLLVDLTERLDRLPRHISMHPCGVILSDAALLRRTPVQPSGMGLPMSQFDKHDMDPMGLLKLDVLGVRMQSAIAYTLQEVERTTGEHIDLEQVPLDDPDTYAMIRTTHTLGCFQIESPGQRELIGKLAPERFEDLIVDISLFRPGPMQSDMVRPFLEQRHGWAAAHYPHPRLRPVLAETHGVTVFHEQVLRTLDTMTGCGLARADEMRRRIGSDAEPEVEAFFRSAAQENGYAPETVDEVWTTLHAFGSFGFCKAHGAAFAVPTYHSAWLKTHHPAAFMAAILEHDPGMYPARLMVAEARRMGIPVLPVDVNRSGLATRIEWVPEHPEAGPGRWGIRLPLRIVTGLSEAEAERLAAGAPYAALADVRDRARLTARNLERLARLGALDCLLPAGGASRTDLVHHLELQHSATRADGAGGVRRHRGGRPRQVDGQLALALPDVELTRIAPLFPSPSPRESVRTELELTALDVTAHLMDSRAPYLDALGVTRAKDLLSRRSRSRVLVAGVRVATQTPPMRSGRRVVFLSVDDGTGCVDVAFFTEAQHDSGELLFSSRLLLIEGTVRRTGDRAVSVQAVRAWDLQRPETLPDPDYLEGTREAWRTWLEADRAAAGARRRGETRPSQPEIPHHSTQSWPVKVGPGPGPGERLS from the coding sequence ATGAGCGCGCCGGGCTTCGTCCACCTGCAGGTCGCCAGCGCTTTCAGCGCCCACTACGGGGTCTCCTGGCCGGCGGAGCTCGCGGCCGCGGCCGCCGCGGACGGTCAGCCGATGCTCGCCTGCACCGACCGGGACGGCCTCTACGGCATGGCCAAGCACGTCTCCGCGTGCCTCGAGCACGGCATCGCCCCGATCGTGGGCGTAGACCTGGCCGTGCGAGAAGCCGACGGCGTCGGCGCGGGCCGGGTGGTCGTCCTCGCCCGGGGACACAGCCACGGCTCCGGGTACGCCGCCTTGTGCCGCCTGGTCTCCGATGCGCACACGGCGGGCGCTGGCGGGGCAGCGCCCGCGGTCACCCTCGCCGGGCTGGCACGGGCCGCCGCACCGCCCGTCCCGCACGCCGCGGATCCGTCCTGCCCGCCCAGTCCCGAGCTGTTCGTGCTGCTCGGCCCGGACTCCGACGTCGGAGAGCTGCTGGCTCGGCGTCGCTACGGGCCCGCCCTGGCACAGCTGCGCCGCTGGAAAGCCGCCCTGCCCGCCGGGAGCCTGCGCGTCAACATCGTCAGCCACCTCTCCGCTCCCGGTGAGCGGTTGAACACCGGTCACGCAGTGAAAGCACTGCGCGCGTCCCGCGACGCCCGTGTGCCCGCCGTGCTCACCAACGCCGTGCGCTACGCCAGCGAGGACGGTGCCGCGACCGCCGACGTCCTCGACGCGGCCCGCGCCCTGAGCCGCCTCGACGACCTCGTCCATCCCCAGCCCACCGGGCAGGGCTGGCTCAAGACCGGCGCCCAGATGCACCACCTCGCCCGGGAGATCGCCGACGCCGCCGACGACGTGGCCGCCGGGCTGCTGGAGAGCACACACGCGCTCGCCGAGGCCTGCGCCCTCGACCCGGCCGCCGATCTCGGCTGGGGCAGGCCCACGGTGCCCGAGGCCTGCGTCCTCGGGATCTCAGCGCACCCGGGCCGCGAGCTGCGCGAACGCGTCCTGGCCGGTCTCGCCGAGCGCTATCCGCGCCTGTGCACGAGCACCGGCTTCGTCACCGCCCGGCCCGGCCGCGAGCTCGAGGAGCGCATGGAACACGAGCTGCGGATCATCGAGCGGCTCGGCTTTGCCGGCTATTTCCTCACCGTGGCCGAGGCCGTGTCCCTCATCGAGTCACTCGGGGTCCGGGTCGCCGCCCGCGGCTCCGGCGCCTCGTCTCTGGTCAACCACGCCCTGCGCATCTCCGCCGTCGACCCGATGGCCCACGGCCTGATCATGGAGCGCTTCCTCTCCGAACGACGCTCCACACTCCCGGACATCGACATCGACGTGGAGTCAGCCCGTCGTCACGAGGTCTACCGCGCCTTGTTCGACCGATTCGGTGGCGAACGCACCGCCCTGATGAGCATGCAGAACGCCTATCGGGCCCGCGGCGCCGTCCGAGACGCCGGTCTCGCCCTCGGCCTGCCCGAGGCCGAGATCGACGACATCGCCACGCAGCTGTGGCGCTTCTCCGCCTCCCGCTTCCGCGACGCTCTGGACACCATGCCCGAGCTGCGGGGCCTCGCCCGCCGCCTCGAGGAGGACCGTCGGGCCGGCTCTCACCGACTCGACCTGCTCGTCGACCTCACCGAACGTCTCGACCGTCTGCCCCGGCATATCTCCATGCACCCGTGCGGTGTCATCCTCTCCGACGCCGCCCTGCTGCGTCGCACCCCCGTCCAACCCTCCGGCATGGGCCTGCCCATGAGCCAGTTCGACAAGCACGACATGGACCCCATGGGCTTGCTCAAACTCGATGTGCTCGGCGTGCGCATGCAGTCTGCCATCGCCTACACGCTGCAGGAGGTGGAACGCACCACGGGGGAGCACATCGACCTCGAACAGGTTCCCCTCGACGACCCGGACACCTACGCGATGATCCGCACCACCCACACCCTCGGCTGCTTCCAGATCGAGTCCCCGGGCCAGCGCGAGCTCATCGGCAAGCTCGCCCCCGAACGCTTCGAGGACCTCATCGTCGACATCTCCCTGTTCCGCCCCGGGCCCATGCAGTCCGACATGGTCCGCCCCTTCCTCGAACAGCGGCACGGCTGGGCCGCCGCCCACTACCCGCACCCGCGTCTGCGTCCCGTGCTCGCAGAGACCCACGGCGTCACCGTCTTCCACGAACAGGTGCTGCGCACTCTCGACACCATGACCGGCTGCGGCCTGGCCCGGGCCGACGAGATGCGCCGTCGCATCGGTTCCGACGCCGAGCCCGAGGTGGAGGCATTCTTCCGCTCCGCCGCACAGGAGAACGGGTACGCCCCCGAGACCGTCGACGAGGTGTGGACGACCCTCCACGCCTTCGGCTCCTTCGGCTTCTGCAAGGCCCACGGTGCCGCCTTCGCCGTGCCCACCTACCACTCCGCCTGGCTCAAAACCCATCATCCCGCCGCCTTCATGGCCGCGATCCTCGAACACGACCCCGGCATGTACCCCGCCCGTCTCATGGTCGCCGAAGCCCGGCGCATGGGCATCCCCGTCCTGCCCGTCGACGTCAATCGCTCGGGGCTGGCCACCCGCATCGAATGGGTCCCCGAACACCCCGAGGCCGGCCCAGGTCGCTGGGGCATCCGCCTGCCCCTGCGCATTGTCACCGGACTCAGCGAGGCCGAGGCAGAGCGCCTCGCCGCCGGGGCGCCCTACGCCGCGCTCGCCGACGTGCGAGACCGGGCCCGTCTCACTGCGCGGAACCTGGAACGGCTCGCCCGGCTCGGCGCCCTCGACTGCCTCCTGCCCGCCGGCGGGGCTTCCCGCACCGACCTCGTCCATCATCTCGAGCTGCAGCACTCCGCCACCCGCGCCGACGGCGCCGGGGGAGTGCGCCGACACCGTGGGGGCCGGCCCCGGCAGGTCGACGGACAGCTGGCCCTCGCGCTCCCCGACGTCGAGCTCACCCGGATCGCCCCGCTGTTCCCGAGCCCGAGTCCGCGCGAATCGGTGCGGACCGAACTCGAGCTCACCGCCCTCGACGTCACCGCGCACCTCATGGACTCCCGTGCCCCGTATCTCGACGCGCTCGGCGTGACCCGTGCGAAAGACCTGCTGAGCCGCCGCAGCCGCTCCCGCGTTCTGGTCGCCGGGGTCCGTGTGGCCACGCAGACCCCGCCCATGCGCAGCGGACGGCGCGTCGTGTTCCTCTCCGTGGACGACGGGACCGGATGCGTCGATGTGGCCTTCTTCACCGAGGCTCAGCACGACAGCGGGGAGCTGCTCTTCTCGAGTCGGCTGCTGCTGATCGAGGGCACGGTGCGCCGCACCGGCGACCGTGCGGTGTCGGTGCAGGCGGTGCGGGCGTGGGATCTGCAACGTCCCGAGACCCTGCCGGACCCCGACTATCTGGAGGGCACCCGTGAGGCCTGGCGCACGTGGCTCGAGGCCGACCGGGCAGCAGCAGGCGCCCGGCGCAGGGGAGAAACACGCCCGTCCCAGCCCGAGATCCCGCACCATTCCACGCAGTCATGGCCCGTCAAGGTCGGCCCCGGCCCCGGTCCTGGCGAACGCCTGTCCTAG
- the thrS gene encoding threonine--tRNA ligase: protein MSEPKQILVTVDGEMREVTEGTTGLDLYRDQKTTVVMRVDGHVWDLSRPIPVGASVEAIDITEPEGLDVLRHSTAHVMAQAVQQLRPGAKLGIGPYITDGFYFDFDVDEPFTPEDLKQLEKMMLKIVNSSQLFRRRVVTDDEARAAMAQEPYKLELLGKKDSADTAGEGATVEVGAGEITIYENVDRKSGEAVWADLCRGPHLPNTKLISNAFALTRSAAAYWLGDENNQQLQRIYGTAWPTKADLKAYQERLAEAERRDHRRLGAELDLFSFPDELGSGLPVFHPRGGVIRKAMEDYSRQRHTEAGYEFVYTPHITKQHLYEVSGHLDWYAEGMFPPMTIDEQRDPETGQLTKQGQNYYLKPMNCPMHNLIFRSRGRSYRELPLRLFEFGQVYRYEKSGVVHGLTRVRGMTQDDAHIYCTREQMKDELTTTLTFVLDLLRDYGLDDFYLELSTKDPEKFVGSDEIWDEATATLAEVAAESGLQLVPDPGGAAFYGPKISVQARDAIGRTWQMSTIQLDFNLPERFDLEYQAADGTRQRPVMIHRALFGSIERFLGVLTEHYAGAFPAWLAPEQVVAIPVAEAFNDYLGDVVARLRVEGIRARLDDSSDRFPKKIRTASKEKAPFVLIAGGEDAEAGAVSFRFRDGSQDNGVPVDEAIERIVRAVREREVTV, encoded by the coding sequence TTGTCCGAGCCGAAGCAGATCCTGGTCACCGTCGACGGCGAGATGCGGGAGGTGACCGAGGGCACCACCGGGCTGGACCTGTACCGGGATCAGAAGACCACGGTGGTGATGCGAGTCGACGGGCACGTGTGGGATCTGTCCCGCCCGATCCCCGTGGGCGCCTCGGTTGAGGCCATCGACATCACCGAGCCCGAGGGCCTCGACGTGCTTCGCCACTCGACCGCCCACGTCATGGCCCAGGCGGTCCAGCAGCTGCGTCCAGGCGCCAAGCTCGGCATCGGCCCCTACATCACCGACGGCTTCTACTTCGACTTCGACGTCGACGAGCCCTTCACCCCGGAAGACCTGAAGCAGCTCGAGAAGATGATGCTCAAGATCGTCAACTCCTCGCAGCTCTTCCGCCGTCGCGTTGTGACCGATGACGAGGCACGCGCGGCCATGGCCCAGGAGCCTTACAAGCTCGAGCTGCTCGGCAAGAAGGACTCCGCGGACACCGCCGGGGAGGGCGCGACGGTCGAGGTCGGCGCCGGCGAGATCACGATCTACGAGAACGTGGACCGCAAATCCGGCGAGGCCGTCTGGGCCGACCTGTGCCGCGGCCCGCACCTGCCGAACACCAAACTCATCTCCAATGCGTTCGCGCTGACCCGCTCCGCCGCCGCCTACTGGCTCGGCGACGAGAACAACCAGCAGCTGCAGCGCATCTACGGCACCGCATGGCCCACCAAGGCAGACCTGAAGGCCTACCAGGAGCGGCTCGCCGAGGCCGAGCGCCGCGACCACCGCCGGCTCGGCGCCGAGCTCGACCTGTTCTCCTTCCCCGATGAGCTCGGCTCGGGCCTGCCCGTCTTCCACCCGCGCGGCGGCGTCATCCGCAAGGCCATGGAGGACTACTCGCGTCAGCGCCACACCGAGGCCGGCTACGAGTTCGTCTACACCCCGCACATCACCAAACAGCACCTCTACGAGGTCTCCGGGCACCTCGACTGGTACGCCGAAGGCATGTTCCCGCCGATGACCATCGACGAGCAGCGCGACCCCGAGACCGGGCAGCTCACCAAGCAGGGGCAGAACTACTACCTCAAGCCCATGAACTGCCCGATGCACAACCTCATCTTCCGCTCACGCGGGCGCTCCTACCGCGAACTGCCGTTGCGGCTGTTCGAGTTCGGTCAGGTGTACCGGTACGAGAAGTCCGGCGTCGTGCACGGACTGACCCGTGTGCGGGGCATGACCCAGGACGACGCCCACATCTACTGCACCCGCGAGCAGATGAAGGACGAGCTCACCACGACGCTCACCTTCGTCCTGGACCTGCTCCGGGACTACGGCCTCGACGACTTCTACCTCGAGCTCTCCACGAAGGACCCGGAGAAATTCGTCGGATCCGACGAGATCTGGGACGAGGCCACCGCGACCCTCGCCGAGGTCGCCGCCGAGTCCGGCCTGCAGCTCGTCCCGGACCCGGGCGGCGCGGCGTTCTACGGGCCGAAGATCTCGGTGCAGGCCCGCGACGCCATCGGACGCACGTGGCAGATGTCCACCATTCAGCTGGACTTCAACCTGCCCGAGCGCTTCGACCTCGAGTACCAGGCCGCCGACGGCACGCGACAGCGGCCCGTCATGATCCACCGCGCGCTGTTCGGCTCGATCGAGCGGTTCCTCGGCGTGCTCACCGAGCATTACGCCGGCGCGTTCCCGGCATGGCTGGCCCCCGAACAGGTGGTCGCGATCCCGGTCGCCGAGGCGTTCAACGACTACCTGGGCGACGTCGTCGCCCGACTGCGTGTCGAGGGCATCCGCGCCCGCCTCGACGACTCCTCGGACCGGTTCCCGAAGAAAATCCGCACCGCGTCGAAGGAGAAGGCGCCGTTCGTGCTGATCGCCGGCGGGGAAGACGCCGAGGCCGGCGCCGTGTCCTTCCGCTTCCGCGACGGCTCCCAGGACAACGGGGTGCCCGTGGACGAGGCGATCGAACGGATCGTGCGCGCCGTGCGCGAGCGTGAGGTGACCGTGTGA
- a CDS encoding HIT family protein produces the protein MTTPEEHPQAAAPADDAQATDGHVLAGAPDAFGRLWNPHRMAYVSRGQEQVTDEHTCPFCAAPEREDESSLLLHRGRTCFVILNLYPYNAGHLLICPYRHVPMYTDITAEETAEMATLTQTAMIALERTAAPAGFNLGMNQGMVGGAGIAAHLHQHVVPRWGGDGNFLPIIAQTKNMTQTLGQTWRQLHDVWDEAATEFADRQTRNATGVATTAEDGPRHDDRRRQAPGDRR, from the coding sequence GTGACCACCCCCGAGGAGCACCCTCAAGCGGCCGCACCGGCCGACGACGCGCAGGCCACGGACGGGCACGTCCTGGCCGGCGCGCCCGACGCCTTCGGCCGGCTGTGGAATCCGCACCGCATGGCCTACGTCTCTCGGGGCCAGGAACAGGTCACGGACGAGCACACGTGCCCGTTCTGCGCCGCGCCCGAGCGTGAGGACGAATCGAGCCTGCTGCTGCATCGCGGACGCACGTGCTTCGTCATCCTCAACCTGTATCCCTACAACGCGGGGCATCTGCTGATCTGCCCTTACCGTCACGTGCCGATGTACACGGACATCACCGCCGAGGAGACCGCCGAGATGGCGACGCTCACGCAGACCGCCATGATCGCTTTGGAGCGCACCGCCGCACCCGCCGGATTCAATCTCGGCATGAACCAGGGCATGGTCGGCGGTGCCGGCATCGCCGCTCACCTGCACCAGCACGTCGTGCCGCGCTGGGGCGGGGACGGCAACTTCCTGCCGATCATCGCCCAGACCAAGAACATGACCCAGACCCTCGGCCAGACCTGGCGTCAGCTTCATGATGTCTGGGACGAGGCGGCTACCGAGTTCGCCGACCGTCAGACCCGCAACGCCACCGGCGTCGCGACCACCGCCGAGGACGGGCCGAGGCACGACGACCGACGCCGGCAGGCCCCGGGGGACCGTCGCTGA
- the pgsA gene encoding phosphatidylinositol phosphate synthase, protein MLDRHARGLFTRLFTPAARALLRRGVSPDAVTVVGTLGVSLGALGLFPGGHLFWGVMVITAFVFSDVLDGVMARFAGTSGRWGAFLDSTLDRVQDAAIFLGLAWWAFGAGGHPEIGVLATVCLSLGMLVSYARAKAEALGFTANTGIAERAERLVATLVAAGLVGLGLPVLVLTAVLALLAVASLVTVVQRVVTVLRQSRRLG, encoded by the coding sequence ATGCTGGACCGCCACGCCCGGGGGCTGTTCACCCGACTGTTCACGCCTGCGGCCCGGGCCCTGCTACGCCGGGGCGTCTCCCCGGACGCCGTCACCGTCGTCGGAACCCTCGGGGTCAGCCTGGGCGCCCTCGGGCTCTTCCCCGGCGGTCACCTGTTCTGGGGCGTCATGGTCATCACCGCGTTCGTGTTCTCCGACGTGCTCGACGGCGTCATGGCCCGCTTCGCCGGCACCAGTGGCCGGTGGGGTGCATTCCTCGACTCGACCCTCGACCGGGTCCAGGACGCCGCGATCTTCCTGGGCCTGGCCTGGTGGGCGTTCGGAGCCGGCGGCCACCCCGAGATCGGCGTGCTGGCCACCGTGTGCCTGTCCCTGGGCATGCTCGTCTCCTATGCCCGAGCCAAGGCCGAGGCCCTCGGCTTCACCGCGAACACCGGCATCGCCGAACGTGCCGAGCGGCTCGTGGCGACGCTCGTCGCCGCCGGCCTCGTCGGGCTGGGGCTTCCGGTCCTCGTGCTCACCGCCGTGCTCGCCCTGTTGGCCGTCGCCTCGCTCGTCACCGTCGTGCAGCGCGTGGTCACGGTCCTGCGGCAGAGCCGTCGCCTCGGCTGA
- a CDS encoding SufE family protein → MTENTAVPPALAEIVDDFAQVPDPERLELLLEFSDELPALPERYDGHEDEMEQVVECQSPLFLAVELEGEPGPDAAVHLFVSAPPEAPTTRGFASVLAQGLNGVSVADVLAVPDDVPNRLGLAKALTPLRLRGMTAMLGRIKRNVREQAGLA, encoded by the coding sequence ATGACCGAGAACACCGCCGTTCCCCCCGCTTTGGCAGAGATCGTCGACGACTTCGCCCAGGTGCCCGACCCGGAGCGCCTCGAGCTGCTGCTGGAGTTCTCCGACGAGCTGCCCGCCCTGCCGGAGCGCTATGACGGGCACGAAGACGAGATGGAACAGGTCGTCGAGTGCCAGTCGCCGTTGTTCCTCGCCGTCGAGCTCGAGGGTGAGCCCGGCCCCGACGCCGCAGTGCACCTGTTCGTCTCCGCTCCGCCCGAGGCGCCCACCACGCGCGGCTTCGCGTCGGTGCTCGCCCAGGGCCTGAACGGGGTGAGCGTGGCCGACGTGCTGGCCGTGCCGGATGATGTGCCGAACCGACTGGGCCTGGCGAAGGCTCTCACTCCCCTGCGGCTGCGCGGCATGACCGCCATGCTCGGCCGCATCAAGCGGAACGTGCGCGAGCAGGCCGGACTGGCCTGA